From Triticum urartu cultivar G1812 chromosome 2, Tu2.1, whole genome shotgun sequence, a single genomic window includes:
- the LOC125534221 gene encoding auxin response factor 11-like has protein sequence MAAASQEKQQQQLPTFGVLRNAAALLDEMQLMGEAQGAKKVINSELWHACAGPLVCLPQRGSLLYYFPQGHSEQVAATTKKTPNSRIPNYPSLPSQLLCQVHNITMHVGAQWRIQELNLAGAENLRYKFFD, from the exons ATGGCGGCGGCCTCGCAggagaagcagcagcagcagctgccGACGTTCGGCGTGCTGAGAAACGCGGCGGCGCTGCTTGACGAAATGCAGCTCATGGGGGAGGCGCAGGGCGCCAAGAAGGTGATCAACTCGGAGCTCTGGCACGCCTGCGCCGGGCCTCTCGTCTGCCTGCCGCAGCGCGGGAGCCTCCTCTATTACTTCCCCCAGGGCCACAGCGAGCAG GTCGCGGCGACCACCAAGAAGACGCCCAACTCCCGCATCCCCAACTACCCGAGCCTGCCGTCGCAGCTGCTGTGCCAAGTCCACAACATCACAATGCATGTAGGTGCACAGTGGCGGATCCAGGAATTAAATTTAGCCGGGGCAGAAAATTTGAGGTACAAATTTTTTGATTGA
- the LOC125534220 gene encoding L10-interacting MYB domain-containing protein-like, translating to MMTARGSPRLSLLKKAVERDRASPPTSSVTKRRRGSPKEDRAQWNASLEKDLVDLLREHDTPEHKGQNGWSSEAWNTIVKKFHQKNPYARYEKKKIQEQEKELKREYKKIKEIRKQSSVSWDDRQCRILADPPLWKNIIISHPKAGKFKTKGFPLFEALGELHDGQTAEGTYNFTSIESSHCSTQSDLENLGGAGKNQGETSADGENLGGERVQIDEDVEEVYVQENIVVEPEQTQPNLATAPSRNGEEKEPKRRRGANGDVAAMMEKYLEIRTKQVDDERNKPRVVDEYSIKNCIDLLKTMEITLEEEVKAFRVFKIPENREIFMSARPETALMWLRAEME from the exons ATGATGACTGCTCGAGGGTCACCAAGGTTGAGCCTCCTCAAAAAAGCTGTCGAAAGGGATAGAGCATCACCTCCTACAAGCAGTGTGACAAAGAGGAGGAGAGGGTCTCCCAAAG AAGATAGAGCACAGTGGAATGCAAGCCTTGAGAAAGATCTTGTGGACTTGCTTCGTGAGCATGATACACCTGAACATAAGGGTCAAAATGGATGGAGCTCAGAAGCATGGAATACGATAGTGAAGAAATTCCACCAAAAGAATCCTTATGCTAGGTACGAGAAGAAGAAAATCCAAGAACAGGAAAAAGAGTTGAAAAGAGAATACAAGAAGATCAAAGAGATAAGGAAGCAAAGCAGCGTTTCATGGGACGACCGGCAGTGCAGGATTCTAGCGGATCCACCACTTTGGAAAAACATCATCATA TCACACCCTAAAGCTGGAAAGTTCAAGACAAAAGGCTTCCCTCTTTTTGAAGCTTTGGGAGAATTGCATGATG GCCAAACTGCAGAAGGGACATATAACTTCACCTCTATCGAGTCATCACATTGCTCAACCCAATCAGATCTCGAGAATCTTGGAGGAGCTGGCAAGAATCAAGGAGAAACATCAGCTGATGGTGAGAATCTTGGAGGAGAAAGGGTGCAGATCGATGAAGATGTTGAGGAGGTTTACGTGCAAGAAAACATTGTTGTGGAGCCCGAGCAAACTCAACCAAATTTGGCTACTGCACCCTCAAGAAATGGAGAAGAGAAAGAACCaaagagaaggaggggggcgaaTGGTGATGTGGCTGCAATGATGGAGAAGTACTTGGAAATAAGGACGAAGCAGGTGGACGATGAGAGGAATAAGCCAAGGGTCGTGGATGAGTACTCTATCAAAAACTGCATTGATTTGTTGAAAACAATGGAGATCACACTTGAAGAAGAAGTCAAGGCTTTCCGAGTCTTCAAGATCCCCGAGAACCGAGAGATTTTCATGAGTGCCAGACCGGAGACTGCTCTTATGTGGCTGAGAGCTGAAATGGAATAA